A stretch of the Actinomycetota bacterium genome encodes the following:
- a CDS encoding DUF3054 domain-containing protein, producing the protein MARGPLDRPAVKVPVLAVGDALALIAFVLLGLRSHDASSTAAAVARTAVPLVGAWFAIALVAGTYRQPGRRTLVLTWAVSVPVAVAVRTLVLGHPSGTDLVVFLAVTLAMTGVLLMGWRLLAAIPGVRRPRRRSDSAGAA; encoded by the coding sequence ATGGCACGCGGTCCGCTCGATCGTCCCGCCGTGAAGGTCCCGGTGCTCGCCGTGGGCGATGCTCTGGCACTGATCGCGTTCGTCCTGCTGGGACTGCGCAGCCACGACGCCAGCTCGACGGCCGCCGCCGTTGCCCGTACGGCGGTCCCCCTGGTCGGCGCATGGTTCGCGATCGCCCTCGTCGCCGGAACCTACCGGCAGCCCGGGAGGCGCACGCTCGTGTTGACGTGGGCGGTGAGCGTGCCGGTCGCGGTTGCGGTCCGCACGCTGGTGCTCGGACATCCCTCGGGCACCGACCTCGTGGTCTTCCTCGCCGTGACCCTCGCGATGACGGGCGTGCTCCTCATGGGATGGCGCCTGCTGGCTGCGATCCCAGGGGTCCGGCGTCCGCGCCGTCGCTCGGACTCGGCCGGGGCCGCGTAG
- a CDS encoding SDR family oxidoreductase — translation MEEPAAPRDLPFADPIASGVLGGRIAIVTGGGTGIGRATASALARAGASVAICGRREEPIREVERELTAAGTACLALATDVRESEQVDALLDAVDERFGRVDILVNNAGGQFAAAAEETSTKGMRAVHRLNVDAVWDVTTKVANRWMIPRRRGVIFAIGFSPRRGIPQMVHSSMARSALETLASGLSLEWSRFGVRAICIACGLIASEGLEGYGGSEVVKEWASQVPLGRAGSVDEVAAAIAFLSTDAAGYITGTTVMIDGGADAWGLGFSPPVPDG, via the coding sequence ATGGAGGAACCGGCGGCTCCACGCGACCTCCCGTTCGCCGATCCGATCGCGAGCGGTGTTCTCGGCGGTCGGATCGCGATCGTCACCGGTGGCGGAACGGGGATCGGTCGGGCCACCGCCAGTGCGCTCGCGCGTGCGGGCGCGTCCGTCGCGATCTGTGGGCGTCGTGAGGAACCGATCCGGGAGGTCGAGCGCGAGCTGACGGCTGCGGGGACGGCTTGCCTCGCCCTGGCGACCGATGTCCGGGAATCCGAACAGGTCGACGCGTTGCTCGATGCTGTCGATGAGCGGTTCGGTCGTGTCGACATCCTGGTGAACAACGCCGGCGGGCAGTTCGCCGCGGCGGCCGAGGAGACCTCGACGAAGGGCATGCGCGCGGTGCACCGGCTGAACGTGGACGCCGTCTGGGACGTGACGACGAAAGTCGCGAACCGATGGATGATCCCTCGGCGTCGCGGCGTGATCTTCGCGATCGGGTTCAGTCCTCGGCGCGGGATCCCGCAGATGGTGCACTCGTCGATGGCACGGTCCGCGCTCGAGACCCTCGCGTCGGGCCTGTCCCTGGAGTGGAGCCGCTTCGGGGTCCGCGCGATCTGCATCGCCTGCGGGCTGATCGCCAGCGAAGGACTCGAGGGGTACGGGGGTTCGGAGGTCGTTAAGGAATGGGCGTCCCAGGTTCCGCTCGGCCGCGCAGGCTCGGTCGACGAGGTCGCGGCCGCGATCGCGTTCCTGTCGACCGATGCAGCCGGGTACATCACCGGTACGACCGTCATGATCGACGGCGGCGCCGACGCGTGGGGACTGGGCTTCTCCCCTCCCGTGCCGGACGGGTAG
- a CDS encoding FAD-binding oxidoreductase translates to MTTSWIEAPPPGDRRSFWLEEALAADRGAPCPPLERRIGADVCVLGGGFAGMWAAYELTEREPGLRIVLLEQDICGGGASGRNGGFFSSSWHEFPELCGLFGLEEGRRYATALAEEVDEVGRWLDRHGIDAWFHAEGVMAVRTGSWQEGDPDQGPAAFAVRNGRPDAIRPLTLPQARAIADSPRITSATFTPANAICQPARLARGLRRVLLERGVAIFEGTRAISLEEGTPTIVRAERGAVRADHVVLTIGAWAAAWPGYRTAFGNIADYMVVTEPIPDRIRDDLGWTSWTGLADGRDLLYYLRRTDDGRLAIGGGSTGVVWGGSIGRRATHDRRVAQQAARGLVWLFPQLEGVRCTHAWGGPIDMTPTFVPFFHTRASGNVHAGLGFSGHGLAQTKLGGRILASLVLGSQDRWSTMPVVGAPIGTAPPEPLRWPLVRLAVWGMESGDRADERGRGRGPVARALQVAPLAYREALIARRRRGRDRVSRP, encoded by the coding sequence ATGACGACCTCTTGGATCGAGGCGCCGCCCCCCGGGGATCGGCGCAGCTTCTGGCTCGAGGAGGCGCTCGCCGCCGATCGTGGTGCGCCGTGTCCCCCCCTCGAGAGGCGGATCGGCGCGGACGTCTGTGTCCTCGGCGGTGGTTTCGCCGGCATGTGGGCGGCCTACGAGCTGACCGAGCGGGAGCCCGGGCTGCGTATCGTTCTGCTCGAGCAGGACATCTGCGGTGGGGGAGCCAGCGGACGCAACGGGGGGTTCTTCTCCTCGTCATGGCATGAGTTCCCGGAACTGTGCGGCCTGTTCGGGCTGGAGGAGGGCAGGCGGTACGCGACGGCGCTCGCGGAAGAGGTGGACGAGGTCGGGAGATGGCTCGACCGGCACGGGATCGATGCGTGGTTCCACGCGGAGGGCGTCATGGCCGTCCGCACCGGCTCGTGGCAGGAGGGCGACCCGGACCAGGGTCCGGCCGCGTTCGCCGTTCGCAACGGCCGGCCGGACGCGATCCGGCCTCTGACCCTCCCGCAGGCGCGAGCGATCGCCGATTCCCCGAGGATCACGAGCGCGACGTTCACTCCCGCGAATGCGATCTGCCAGCCGGCACGGCTCGCGCGCGGACTCCGTCGTGTGCTGCTCGAGCGTGGCGTCGCGATCTTCGAGGGAACGCGCGCGATCTCGCTCGAGGAGGGCACGCCGACGATCGTTCGCGCCGAGCGCGGAGCGGTGCGTGCCGATCACGTCGTGCTGACGATCGGAGCCTGGGCGGCTGCCTGGCCCGGGTATCGGACCGCGTTCGGCAACATCGCCGACTACATGGTCGTCACCGAACCGATCCCCGATCGGATCCGGGACGACCTGGGCTGGACCAGCTGGACGGGTCTCGCCGACGGCCGGGATCTCCTCTACTACCTGCGGCGGACCGACGATGGACGGCTCGCGATCGGTGGCGGATCCACGGGGGTCGTGTGGGGCGGTTCGATCGGCCGCCGGGCGACCCACGATCGTCGCGTCGCCCAGCAGGCGGCACGGGGTCTCGTGTGGTTGTTCCCGCAGTTGGAGGGCGTTCGCTGCACGCACGCGTGGGGTGGACCGATCGACATGACGCCCACGTTCGTTCCGTTCTTCCATACGCGCGCATCCGGCAACGTGCACGCGGGGCTCGGGTTCTCCGGTCACGGGCTCGCCCAGACCAAGCTCGGCGGGCGGATCCTCGCCTCGCTCGTCCTCGGTTCGCAGGACCGGTGGTCGACGATGCCCGTCGTCGGTGCGCCGATCGGGACGGCACCGCCCGAACCACTGCGTTGGCCGCTCGTCCGGCTGGCCGTCTGGGGGATGGAGTCCGGCGATCGGGCGGACGAGCGCGGGCGGGGGCGCGGGCCGGTCGCCCGGGCGCTCCAGGTTGCACCGCTGGCCTACCGCGAGGCCCTGATCGCCCGGCGGCGACGCGGGCGGGATCGGGTCAGTCGTCCGTGA